One segment of Sporichthyaceae bacterium DNA contains the following:
- a CDS encoding ABC transporter substrate-binding protein, translating into MHRWNHRVVKAVPVVAAAALVLAACGSSGSSNSVAQSPAAPPADAAAPAAAAPAAAAPAAAAAPAAVAAPAAASSTTTAAAPAASTTKAAPAAKSTTKATKAASKPNAAAPAAASDSANNGGTQVKSTESASGKATNQKIYDSKQGATDVGVTKDTIRLGSVNMHGMALGNVLVTPQVHGDLAAMQAINDRGGILGRRMSMTDCDDGPGEVARAKGCIKKLVGQDQVFGLITGVDWATASIHDDLKQYHLPYFGAWAYSQTEWQDPFMFPTHMSMVHEAMANAHWAVNVIKPKTYGLVCLTSPEMQLACNGVQQIMDASGAKMVKRADVSISETSMSAYVLAMRAAAPEHIIHYVINPATMAKFMVEAAQQGYYPPKGISGNHLAAEVLGSLFGQWPINRYWTNTTYKLWGPEFMATMNKYARFNRGTNHHIVQAGYAAVNIFAQAAKAVGPNLTRDRIMSELGNGTVWQADASLDQRFAYVSSERGGDDWNHEYGQGREFIYKYTSTNTVSNPDGSPSGFTPDDQQFVIHTWK; encoded by the coding sequence GTGCATCGCTGGAATCATCGCGTCGTGAAGGCCGTCCCGGTCGTCGCGGCTGCCGCTCTCGTCCTTGCTGCCTGTGGCAGCAGCGGCAGTTCTAACTCCGTGGCTCAGTCGCCGGCCGCCCCGCCCGCCGACGCCGCCGCTCCGGCTGCTGCCGCCCCGGCCGCCGCCGCTCCGGCTGCCGCCGCTGCTCCAGCTGCCGTCGCTGCTCCGGCTGCCGCCTCGAGCACCACGACCGCTGCCGCCCCGGCCGCCTCCACCACGAAGGCTGCCCCGGCCGCGAAGTCGACCACCAAGGCCACCAAGGCCGCCAGCAAGCCCAACGCCGCTGCTCCCGCTGCTGCGTCGGACTCCGCCAACAACGGCGGCACGCAGGTCAAGTCGACCGAGTCCGCCTCGGGCAAGGCCACGAACCAGAAGATCTACGACTCCAAGCAAGGCGCGACCGACGTCGGTGTCACCAAGGACACGATCCGCCTCGGTTCGGTCAACATGCACGGCATGGCGCTGGGCAACGTCCTGGTGACCCCGCAGGTCCACGGTGACCTCGCGGCGATGCAGGCCATCAACGACCGGGGCGGCATCCTGGGCCGTCGCATGTCGATGACCGACTGCGACGACGGCCCCGGTGAGGTCGCGCGGGCCAAGGGCTGCATCAAGAAGCTGGTCGGTCAGGACCAGGTCTTCGGTCTGATCACCGGTGTGGACTGGGCGACCGCCTCGATCCACGACGACCTGAAGCAGTACCACCTGCCGTACTTCGGTGCCTGGGCCTACTCCCAGACCGAGTGGCAGGATCCGTTCATGTTCCCGACGCACATGTCGATGGTCCACGAGGCCATGGCCAACGCGCACTGGGCCGTGAACGTCATCAAGCCGAAAACTTACGGCCTGGTCTGCCTGACCAGCCCGGAGATGCAGTTGGCTTGCAACGGCGTGCAGCAGATCATGGACGCCTCCGGCGCGAAGATGGTCAAGCGCGCCGACGTGTCGATCTCGGAGACCTCGATGAGCGCCTACGTCCTGGCGATGCGGGCGGCCGCCCCGGAGCACATCATCCACTACGTGATCAACCCGGCCACGATGGCGAAGTTCATGGTCGAGGCTGCCCAGCAGGGCTACTACCCGCCCAAGGGCATCTCCGGCAACCACCTCGCCGCTGAGGTCCTCGGGTCCCTGTTCGGTCAGTGGCCGATCAACCGCTACTGGACCAACACGACCTACAAGCTGTGGGGCCCGGAGTTCATGGCCACCATGAACAAGTACGCCCGGTTCAACCGCGGCACCAACCACCACATCGTGCAGGCCGGCTACGCGGCTGTGAACATCTTCGCCCAGGCCGCCAAGGCCGTCGGTCCGAACCTGACCCGCGACCGGATCATGTCCGAGCTCGGCAACGGCACCGTCTGGCAGGCCGACGCCTCGCTGGACCAGCGCTTCGCCTACGTCTCCTCCGAGCGTGGCGGCGACGACTGGAACCACGAGTACGGCCAGGGCCGCGAGTTCATCTACAAGTACACCAGCACCAACACCGTCTCGAACCCCGACGGCTCCCCGTCCGGCTTCACCCCCGACGACCAGCAGTTCGTGATCCACACCTGGAAGTGA
- a CDS encoding helix-turn-helix domain-containing protein — MWEQHTSPAHPTRDELAALARTLESDLERLVASAADAVSAHVEAYRAEDNPGSTAALLDQCREVLAVLTQCLLQDRVPQPQDFTATGALALVLVTNGVGLAEFLKSLRLAQINLWNRFVPLLADASPAALSRAVYLLMQTIEVASSCGAEAHLEAEQFRTVDRDRLRADLVDDLLMGRPPVLGPRRAILEAGGLRDDAPFVVCALDLGGPTDDPGALGNLRDSMRAVLGRAAGGLVVARASDVVGVFPALDGGAAVGERIHLLHQEIGRTGTTVCVGISTVRVGWAGAPSAYREAVSARDGLGPAGGVCQVSTMSAMDYLALTEDDTARRLIDPRIRDFVEDELASGGQLLQTLEAYAAGHLNSRSAAERLGVHPNTAYYRLDRIAERTGRDLRSFPAVLDLLLAIRLLRGRRAATWDKPSRSLLPTTASVAAH; from the coding sequence GTGTGGGAACAACACACCTCGCCGGCGCATCCGACCCGCGACGAGTTGGCCGCCCTCGCCCGGACCCTCGAGTCGGACCTCGAACGTCTGGTGGCCTCGGCGGCGGACGCGGTCAGCGCGCACGTCGAGGCCTACCGCGCCGAGGACAACCCCGGGTCCACGGCTGCGCTGCTGGACCAGTGCCGGGAGGTACTGGCCGTCCTGACCCAGTGCCTGCTCCAGGACCGGGTCCCGCAACCGCAGGACTTCACTGCCACCGGCGCCCTCGCACTGGTGCTGGTGACCAACGGCGTCGGGTTGGCCGAGTTCCTGAAGTCCCTGCGGTTGGCCCAGATCAACCTCTGGAACCGGTTCGTCCCGCTGCTGGCCGACGCCTCGCCCGCGGCGTTGTCGCGCGCGGTCTACCTGCTGATGCAGACGATCGAGGTGGCCAGTTCGTGCGGGGCCGAGGCCCACCTCGAGGCCGAGCAGTTCCGGACGGTCGACCGCGACCGGTTGCGCGCCGATCTGGTCGACGACCTGCTGATGGGTCGCCCGCCGGTGCTCGGGCCGCGCCGCGCCATCCTCGAGGCAGGCGGCCTGCGCGACGACGCACCATTCGTCGTCTGCGCACTGGATCTCGGCGGTCCGACCGACGACCCCGGCGCACTGGGCAACTTGCGCGACTCGATGCGCGCGGTGCTGGGTCGGGCAGCCGGCGGCCTGGTGGTGGCCCGGGCCTCCGACGTGGTCGGCGTCTTCCCGGCACTCGACGGTGGCGCGGCGGTCGGTGAACGGATTCACCTGCTGCATCAGGAGATCGGCCGCACCGGGACCACGGTTTGCGTCGGCATCAGCACCGTCCGGGTCGGTTGGGCCGGCGCGCCGTCCGCCTACCGGGAGGCCGTCTCGGCGCGCGACGGCCTGGGCCCGGCCGGTGGTGTCTGCCAGGTCTCGACGATGTCCGCGATGGACTACCTGGCCCTGACCGAGGACGACACCGCCCGACGGCTGATCGATCCCCGCATCCGCGACTTCGTCGAGGACGAACTGGCTTCCGGCGGACAACTGCTGCAGACGCTCGAGGCCTACGCGGCAGGCCACCTGAACTCCCGGTCGGCCGCGGAACGACTCGGCGTGCACCCCAACACGGCGTACTACCGGCTGGACCGGATCGCCGAGCGCACCGGCCGGGACCTGCGCAGCTTTCCCGCCGTGCTGGACCTGCTGCTCGCGATCCGGCTGTTGCGCGGCCGCCGGGCCGCGACCTGGGACAAGCCGTCCCGTTCGTTGTTGCCCACAACGGCTTCTGTGGCGGCGCACTAA
- a CDS encoding TetR/AcrR family transcriptional regulator, with product MTEQLATGWYPTEFVPKPAPKRSSGRRKSAERTITAEDYFGVAMEILAELGSESLTTAQLCDRMQITKGSFYYHFRGIDHFVEAFVAYRETVLNNLFLALASEPDPKVRICSGIRQWAAMPHEAEVSIRAWSRSNAVVAASQERIDRLVLSLTVATLSSLVDGAELVSLTARQLVALMLGLEHLERPAEEADLVRPVLAFLDSACGLDLRCRGEAVDSANAC from the coding sequence ATGACCGAACAACTCGCGACGGGCTGGTACCCGACGGAATTCGTGCCGAAGCCGGCACCGAAACGGTCTTCCGGCCGACGCAAGTCGGCCGAGCGCACGATCACCGCCGAGGATTATTTCGGCGTGGCGATGGAGATCCTCGCCGAACTCGGGTCGGAGTCGTTGACGACTGCGCAACTGTGTGACCGAATGCAGATCACCAAAGGTTCGTTCTACTACCACTTCCGGGGGATCGATCATTTCGTCGAGGCGTTCGTCGCCTATCGCGAGACCGTTCTGAACAATCTCTTCTTGGCGCTGGCCTCCGAGCCCGACCCCAAGGTCCGGATCTGCTCCGGCATCAGGCAGTGGGCGGCGATGCCGCACGAGGCGGAGGTCTCGATCCGGGCCTGGTCGCGCAGCAACGCGGTCGTCGCGGCCTCCCAGGAGCGCATCGATCGCTTGGTGCTCTCGCTGACCGTCGCGACCCTGTCCTCGCTCGTCGACGGCGCGGAACTGGTCTCACTGACGGCCCGTCAGCTCGTGGCGCTGATGCTCGGCCTGGAGCATCTCGAACGCCCCGCGGAGGAGGCCGACCTGGTCCGGCCGGTGCTGGCGTTCCTGGACTCCGCCTGCGGTCTGGACCTGCGGTGCCGCGGCGAGGCCGTCGACTCCGCCAATGCGTGCTGA
- a CDS encoding metallophosphoesterase, producing MVGLGNSDRWRRRPPNPPGSTPDVGVPPELAANLSVAEQHEWIAQFLRSRVVTRRAALRGAAGALAGLGLAFALDGGRPAGAVRYLPTSGPTPSPTPSFSPTPISGPLTFLGRRVSFGNDPGSSMAMAAELTAPPPRRVLVDVGLDTDYGQTLVAEIRHLVSLVPQEGGSIRAAEQWFLHGLATDLRPGQRYHYRFRLGDGITSPDAVFRTAPAGRGSFTFTAFGDHGVDDGPGPPWGPSDDFYWPGQRRADRPAAALTDLIVDREPAFHLLAGDICYAATGRGGPVRNNGPLGPPDTGFENFDPLTWTRYFTAVERSAATTPWMFATGNHDVEALYDDNQGAGATHGYGGHRARLDLPTNGPSGCPSVYSFRYGNVGFLSVDSNDLCSESMANHGYSQGAQTDWVRDTLAAMRADKAVEFIVVFFHHCAYATLAGPASDEGVRTALAPLFERYSVDLAVQGHNHAWERTNPIRGGRSTTDAPTGSTVHPVEHGTTYICAGTGGRPSGGWQPGETDRYPGWPGPDNGEVIHTTLTTSGGGREPETVDWSQARYEGYALLEVEVVPGAPGGESTMTVRTITDQGVLIDVITLARLVESNSPHPVDHSARSAEPGPAADV from the coding sequence GTGGTCGGTCTCGGGAACTCCGATCGGTGGCGCAGACGCCCACCGAATCCGCCCGGCTCTACACCGGACGTCGGCGTCCCGCCGGAGTTGGCTGCCAACCTCAGCGTTGCCGAGCAGCACGAGTGGATCGCGCAGTTCCTGCGCAGCCGGGTGGTCACCAGGCGGGCCGCCCTGCGGGGCGCGGCCGGGGCGCTGGCCGGTCTGGGGCTGGCCTTCGCGCTCGACGGCGGCCGACCGGCCGGGGCGGTCCGATACCTGCCCACGTCCGGGCCGACGCCGAGCCCGACCCCGAGCTTCTCGCCGACGCCCATCAGCGGCCCACTGACGTTCCTCGGCCGCCGGGTCTCCTTCGGGAACGACCCGGGCAGCTCGATGGCCATGGCCGCGGAGTTGACCGCCCCTCCGCCCCGACGGGTGCTGGTCGACGTCGGCCTCGACACCGACTACGGACAGACCCTGGTCGCCGAGATCCGCCACCTCGTCAGCCTGGTCCCGCAGGAGGGCGGGTCGATCCGCGCCGCGGAGCAGTGGTTCCTCCACGGCCTGGCCACGGACCTGCGACCAGGGCAGCGCTACCACTACCGCTTCCGGCTCGGCGACGGGATCACCAGCCCGGACGCGGTATTCCGCACCGCCCCGGCCGGCCGCGGGTCGTTCACGTTCACCGCTTTCGGCGACCACGGCGTCGATGACGGACCAGGCCCGCCGTGGGGACCGTCCGACGACTTCTACTGGCCCGGCCAACGCCGCGCGGACCGCCCGGCCGCCGCGCTGACCGACCTGATCGTCGACCGGGAACCGGCGTTCCACCTGCTGGCCGGCGACATCTGTTACGCGGCCACCGGCCGCGGCGGACCGGTTCGCAACAACGGGCCGCTCGGGCCGCCGGACACCGGCTTCGAGAACTTCGACCCGCTGACCTGGACGCGCTACTTCACGGCCGTCGAACGCAGCGCCGCCACCACGCCGTGGATGTTCGCCACCGGAAACCACGACGTCGAGGCGCTCTACGACGACAACCAGGGCGCCGGGGCCACTCACGGCTACGGCGGCCACCGGGCGCGCCTGGACCTGCCGACCAACGGGCCGAGTGGTTGCCCGTCGGTCTACTCGTTCCGCTACGGCAACGTCGGATTCCTCAGCGTCGACAGCAACGACCTGTGCTCGGAGAGCATGGCCAACCACGGCTACAGCCAGGGCGCCCAGACCGACTGGGTCCGCGACACCCTGGCCGCGATGCGGGCCGACAAGGCCGTCGAGTTCATCGTGGTGTTCTTCCACCACTGCGCCTACGCGACGCTGGCCGGCCCGGCCTCCGACGAGGGCGTCCGAACCGCGCTGGCGCCGTTGTTCGAGCGCTACTCCGTCGACCTGGCCGTCCAGGGGCACAACCACGCCTGGGAGCGGACGAACCCGATCCGCGGTGGCCGCAGCACCACCGACGCCCCTACCGGGTCGACAGTCCACCCGGTCGAGCACGGCACGACCTACATCTGCGCCGGCACCGGCGGACGGCCGTCGGGCGGCTGGCAGCCGGGCGAGACCGACCGCTACCCCGGGTGGCCCGGCCCGGACAACGGCGAGGTCATCCACACGACGCTGACGACCTCCGGCGGCGGCCGGGAGCCGGAGACCGTGGACTGGTCGCAGGCCCGGTACGAGGGCTACGCCTTGCTCGAGGTCGAGGTGGTCCCCGGCGCCCCGGGCGGGGAGTCCACGATGACCGTCCGCACCATCACTGACCAGGGCGTGCTCATCGATGTCATCACGCTGGCGCGCCTGGTGGAGTCGAACTCGCCGCACCCGGTCGACCACAGCGCCCGGAGCGCCGAACCCGGGCCTGCGGCGGACGTCTGA
- a CDS encoding phosphatase PAP2 family protein, translating into MPAGRGFRAFDRTALAALLISAAVFGLLLAAVEAGWGGRGSVDARVDSAAHRFVLSHPAVLDAARTLTRLGAPTVVTVVTLVAAAVLVVLGRCRTALFVGAVRIATQLADSAVKDLVARPRPKFAHPVDHASGWSFPSGHAAGAASVYLPLAVVACALWAARSVRVVAWSLAVPACLAVASSRVLLGVHHPSDVIAGLALGVALTAAATPLLGGGLQVCAQRR; encoded by the coding sequence ATGCCTGCCGGCCGCGGGTTTCGCGCTTTCGACCGAACCGCGCTCGCGGCCCTGCTCATCAGCGCCGCGGTGTTCGGGCTGCTGCTGGCGGCGGTCGAGGCGGGCTGGGGCGGGCGAGGGTCGGTGGATGCTCGCGTCGACTCCGCCGCCCACCGGTTCGTGCTGTCCCACCCCGCGGTGCTCGATGCCGCGCGGACGCTGACTCGGCTGGGAGCGCCGACTGTGGTGACCGTCGTGACCCTGGTCGCGGCCGCTGTGCTCGTTGTGCTCGGGCGCTGTCGGACGGCGTTGTTCGTCGGGGCAGTGCGAATCGCGACCCAACTCGCCGACTCGGCAGTCAAGGACCTGGTCGCCCGACCACGCCCCAAGTTCGCCCATCCGGTCGACCACGCGAGCGGCTGGAGCTTCCCGTCCGGTCACGCCGCCGGAGCGGCCTCGGTCTACCTGCCGCTGGCCGTCGTCGCCTGCGCGCTGTGGGCGGCCCGGTCCGTCCGGGTGGTTGCCTGGTCGCTCGCGGTGCCGGCATGTCTTGCCGTGGCGAGCAGTCGGGTGCTGCTCGGCGTCCATCACCCGTCCGATGTCATCGCTGGACTGGCGCTGGGCGTCGCGTTGACCGCAGCCGCGACGCCGCTCCTGGGCGGCGGACTCCAAGTCTGCGCACAGCGCCGCTGA
- a CDS encoding ABC transporter permease, with protein sequence MHEYVPYLVFGVVYGSIYGLAAMGLVLTYRTSGIFNFGHGAIGAGAAYVFYELRDEHGMPWPFAALLAVGVFGAALGLGLELMARRLARVPVAYQIVGTIGLLLLIRALVTWIYGSDFRLFGAFLPRGRAFRISGVAVAQDSVIIFVAVSVAALGLYLLVERSRLGTLMRAVVDDPALLDTAGTAPTRVRRQAWIIGSVFAAASGVLLASQQQELDVTLLSLLVVQAFGAAALGAFRSLPLAYAGGIAIGVGQKLVSKETSTHEWLQGLDFNVPFLVLFFALLLLGRRRLGDLGAGVRARTVAAAHLPPAARLGGGVVVLGVALLIPHVVGSRLPVWISALSQVLLFLSLGLLVHTSGQVSLCHVALAAVGAAAFAHAEGAGVPWGVAVLWGGLVAIPVGAVVAIPAIRLSGLFLGLATLGFGIFIAQFCYTKSWMFGLSDLKTHRPSAFQSDTRYYYLLLAFAVVGVVLILAIERTRLGRLLRSLGDSPTALATLGASANVTRVLVFCISAFLAGISGALYAGEFGSVGGTGFNFVSSLVLLAVLAAAGRSTISGAIVGPVLVYVLPAYHSGADDGFQIAFGASAILAATFAATRPELPLHHWAQTVRWRLRGTTAARVAAARKPVSPLGASR encoded by the coding sequence GTGCATGAATACGTCCCGTACCTCGTCTTCGGCGTCGTCTACGGCTCGATCTACGGCCTGGCCGCGATGGGGTTGGTGCTGACCTACCGCACCTCCGGGATCTTCAACTTCGGCCACGGAGCGATCGGCGCCGGTGCCGCGTACGTGTTCTACGAACTGCGCGACGAGCACGGGATGCCCTGGCCGTTCGCGGCCCTGCTCGCGGTCGGGGTGTTCGGGGCAGCGCTCGGCCTGGGCCTGGAGCTGATGGCGCGGCGGTTGGCGCGGGTGCCGGTGGCCTACCAGATCGTCGGGACGATCGGTCTGCTGCTGCTGATCCGGGCCCTGGTGACCTGGATCTACGGCTCGGATTTCCGGCTGTTCGGCGCGTTCCTGCCGCGCGGGCGCGCGTTCCGGATCTCCGGGGTCGCGGTCGCGCAGGACTCGGTGATCATCTTCGTGGCGGTGTCGGTGGCCGCCCTCGGGCTGTACCTGCTGGTCGAACGGTCCCGGCTGGGCACGTTGATGCGGGCGGTCGTCGACGACCCCGCGCTGCTGGACACCGCCGGCACGGCACCGACCCGGGTCCGGCGGCAGGCCTGGATCATCGGGTCGGTCTTCGCCGCCGCGTCCGGCGTGCTGCTCGCCTCGCAGCAGCAGGAACTCGACGTCACCCTGCTCTCGCTGCTGGTCGTGCAGGCCTTCGGTGCCGCTGCCCTCGGGGCCTTCCGCAGCCTGCCGTTGGCCTATGCGGGCGGCATCGCGATCGGCGTCGGCCAGAAGCTGGTCTCCAAGGAGACCTCCACCCATGAGTGGTTGCAGGGCCTGGACTTCAACGTCCCGTTCCTGGTCCTGTTCTTCGCGCTGCTGCTGCTCGGCCGACGCCGCCTCGGCGACCTCGGCGCCGGGGTGCGGGCCCGCACCGTGGCCGCGGCGCACCTGCCACCGGCTGCCCGGCTCGGCGGCGGCGTCGTGGTCCTGGGCGTGGCGCTGCTGATCCCGCACGTCGTCGGGTCGCGGTTGCCGGTGTGGATCTCGGCGCTGAGCCAGGTGCTGCTGTTCCTTTCCCTCGGCCTGCTGGTGCACACCTCCGGCCAGGTGTCGCTGTGTCACGTCGCGCTGGCCGCGGTCGGGGCGGCAGCGTTCGCCCACGCCGAGGGGGCCGGGGTGCCGTGGGGAGTCGCGGTGCTCTGGGGCGGGCTGGTGGCAATCCCGGTCGGGGCGGTGGTCGCGATCCCGGCGATCCGCCTGTCCGGCCTGTTCCTCGGCCTGGCCACGCTCGGGTTCGGCATCTTCATCGCGCAGTTCTGCTACACGAAGAGCTGGATGTTCGGTCTTTCCGACCTGAAGACCCACCGGCCCTCGGCGTTCCAGTCCGATACTCGGTACTACTACCTGCTGCTGGCGTTCGCGGTCGTCGGGGTCGTGCTGATCCTGGCCATTGAACGCACCCGCCTGGGCCGGTTGCTGCGCAGCCTGGGCGACTCGCCGACCGCGTTGGCCACGCTGGGTGCCTCGGCGAATGTCACCCGTGTGCTGGTGTTCTGCATCTCGGCGTTCCTGGCCGGGATCAGCGGCGCGCTCTACGCGGGCGAGTTCGGGTCGGTGGGCGGCACCGGGTTCAACTTCGTCTCGTCGCTGGTGCTGCTGGCGGTGCTGGCGGCGGCCGGTCGGTCGACGATCAGCGGCGCGATTGTCGGGCCGGTGCTGGTCTACGTCCTGCCGGCGTACCACTCCGGCGCCGACGACGGCTTCCAGATCGCGTTCGGTGCCTCGGCGATCCTCGCCGCGACGTTCGCGGCCACCCGGCCGGAACTTCCCTTGCACCATTGGGCGCAGACGGTTCGGTGGCGACTGCGTGGCACCACGGCGGCCCGGGTCGCGGCCGCTCGTAAACCCGTCAGCCCGCTGGGAGCCAGCCGATGA
- a CDS encoding ABC transporter substrate-binding protein — protein sequence MRIHVRRLSVLLCTGLLLTACGPRISDSEIASAAGGGPATLAPTALNQVRAAAQAGAAAGAPAAGSAAAPAQAGAAAPAGATGTAPVSTGTTSTKPGAAPASTSTTTAAGPAKAAAAATKPEAGAAAAAKPAAAGPACTKAGTPVAVGQVGTFSGVTGPAWSGGRTSVAVWAKDINARGGLACHPVQLFFGDDGGDPARASALIAQFAHDDHVVAFIGGHDDFSMAGFKQGVETAKVPAVGGDVIAPEWYGSSEYLFPQGASVDDQVVGLLKQAVGLGKTKVGLLYCVEVKACTYLNQQAPALAKVANAQIVYTSAISLTQTDFTAQCQSAKSAGADQLALGMDGTAMARVARSCKAIGYQPLLTGIGGTLSPGQAKDPTLREFNLGTASGNAPWTESSTPGLKAYQDALVKYAPGEEPSGSSVQMWAAAKLLEAAVGKLGAAGVSDTLTPAMVLDGLHKIHNDTLDGLSGPLTFNSGGLAKSNGCVFFELLTQKGWTAPQGSKAICR from the coding sequence ATGAGGATTCACGTGCGTCGATTGTCGGTGCTCCTGTGCACCGGACTGCTGCTGACCGCTTGCGGTCCTCGCATCTCGGACTCCGAGATCGCCTCCGCGGCCGGCGGTGGCCCGGCCACCCTGGCTCCCACCGCACTGAACCAGGTCCGCGCCGCCGCGCAGGCGGGCGCGGCTGCGGGCGCACCGGCAGCCGGCTCTGCGGCGGCCCCGGCGCAGGCCGGCGCGGCGGCTCCGGCCGGCGCCACCGGGACGGCCCCCGTCTCGACCGGCACCACGAGCACAAAGCCGGGGGCAGCGCCGGCAAGCACGTCGACCACCACAGCGGCCGGCCCGGCCAAGGCCGCGGCAGCCGCGACCAAGCCGGAGGCGGGTGCAGCGGCAGCGGCGAAGCCCGCCGCGGCCGGCCCGGCGTGCACCAAGGCCGGTACCCCGGTCGCCGTCGGGCAGGTCGGCACGTTCTCCGGCGTGACCGGCCCGGCCTGGTCCGGCGGACGGACCTCGGTGGCCGTGTGGGCCAAGGACATCAACGCCCGCGGCGGGTTGGCCTGCCACCCGGTCCAGTTGTTCTTCGGCGACGACGGGGGCGACCCGGCCCGCGCGTCCGCGCTGATCGCGCAGTTCGCCCACGACGACCACGTGGTCGCCTTCATCGGTGGGCACGACGACTTCAGCATGGCCGGGTTCAAACAAGGTGTGGAGACCGCGAAGGTGCCGGCCGTCGGCGGCGACGTGATCGCACCCGAGTGGTACGGCAGCAGCGAGTACCTGTTCCCCCAGGGCGCGAGTGTCGACGACCAGGTGGTCGGGCTCCTCAAGCAGGCCGTCGGCCTCGGGAAGACCAAGGTGGGCCTGCTCTACTGCGTGGAGGTCAAGGCCTGCACCTACCTCAACCAGCAGGCCCCTGCGCTGGCGAAGGTTGCGAATGCGCAGATCGTCTACACCTCGGCGATCTCGTTGACCCAGACCGACTTCACCGCGCAGTGCCAGAGCGCGAAGAGCGCCGGCGCGGACCAGTTGGCGCTCGGCATGGACGGCACCGCGATGGCACGGGTGGCCCGGTCCTGCAAGGCGATCGGCTACCAACCGTTGCTGACCGGCATCGGCGGCACGCTCTCGCCCGGACAGGCGAAGGATCCGACGTTGCGCGAGTTCAACCTGGGCACCGCCAGCGGGAACGCGCCATGGACCGAAAGCTCGACGCCGGGCCTCAAGGCCTACCAGGACGCCTTGGTCAAGTACGCGCCGGGCGAGGAGCCGAGCGGTTCGTCGGTTCAGATGTGGGCTGCCGCAAAGCTGCTTGAGGCGGCGGTCGGCAAGCTCGGCGCGGCCGGGGTGTCGGACACGCTGACCCCGGCCATGGTGCTGGACGGCTTGCACAAGATTCACAACGACACACTGGACGGACTCAGCGGCCCGCTGACGTTCAACTCCGGCGGACTGGCGAAGAGCAACGGTTGCGTGTTCTTCGAGCTGCTCACCCAGAAAGGCTGGACCGCACCGCAGGGGTCAAAGGCCATCTGCCGCTGA
- a CDS encoding response regulator transcription factor — MEIPAGAGTFDGVRVLVVEDDASIAAQLVRGLTRAGCRVTAVETGGKALAADPTDLVILDLGLPDMDGTEVCRRLRATGDVPIIVVTARSDERDKVTALDLGADDYLAKPFGFAELTARMRAVLRRSRARVDQPVQHGSLRVDLAAHRVEVDGVEISLTAKEFGILACLAAEPGRAVSREEIFAAVWDEHWYGPTRVLDVHMVSLRRKLGDPALIETVYGVGFRLGPP, encoded by the coding sequence ATGGAGATCCCGGCGGGCGCGGGCACCTTCGACGGGGTGCGCGTGCTGGTGGTCGAGGACGACGCCTCGATCGCCGCTCAGTTGGTTCGCGGGCTGACCCGGGCCGGGTGTCGGGTGACCGCCGTGGAGACCGGCGGCAAGGCGCTGGCAGCCGACCCCACGGACCTGGTGATCCTCGATCTGGGCCTGCCCGACATGGACGGCACCGAGGTCTGCAGGCGGCTGCGCGCGACCGGGGACGTGCCGATCATTGTGGTGACCGCACGTTCCGACGAGCGCGACAAGGTCACCGCCCTGGATCTCGGCGCGGACGACTACCTCGCCAAGCCCTTCGGGTTCGCCGAACTGACGGCCCGCATGCGGGCGGTGCTGCGCCGGTCCCGGGCCCGGGTCGATCAACCCGTGCAGCACGGATCGCTGCGGGTGGACCTGGCCGCGCACCGGGTCGAGGTCGACGGCGTGGAGATCTCCCTTACCGCCAAGGAGTTCGGGATCCTGGCCTGCCTGGCCGCCGAGCCCGGGAGGGCCGTGAGCCGGGAGGAGATCTTCGCCGCGGTCTGGGACGAGCACTGGTACGGCCCGACCCGGGTGCTGGACGTGCACATGGTCTCTCTGCGCCGCAAACTCGGCGACCCGGCGCTGATCGAGACCGTCTACGGCGTCGGATTCCGGCTGGGCCCGCCGTGA